From the Chitinophagales bacterium genome, the window AAATGGCGTTGTATGGCGTACAATTGGCAGATGCGCAAGCCGTAATAGAAATGGCAATTGGTGGTAAAACGGCTACACAGAAATACGAGGGCGAGAAGAAATTTGATGTGCGGATACGATACAAAGAAGAATACCGGAAAAGCCAAGAAGATATAGAGCTATTAATGGTGCCAAGTATCAGAAGAGGAAAAATTCCATTAAAAGAAATTGCTACCATTAAAACTCTTACAGGGCCTGCTTTTATTTATAGAGATGGAAAAAGATTTATTGGCGTAAAATTTTCGGTGCGCGAGCGCGATCTCGGCAGTACTATTCAAGAGGCACAAGCAAATGTTGCCAAAGGCATTAAGTTACCTCAGGGTTACAGCATTGCTTGGACCGGAGAGTTTGAAAATCAGGTACGTGCCACCAAGCGTTTACTACAAGTAGTTCCAATAAGTTTGGCGGCAATTTTTATACTGCTCTTTATTACCTTTGGCAATGCGCGCGATGCTTCTTTGGTATTGGTAAACGTGCCATTTGCGCTCATTGGAGGTATTTTGGCATTGCATGTTACAGGTATGAATTTTGGTATTTCTGCCGGTGTTGGATTTATTGCGCTGTTTGGAATTTGTGTGCAGAATGGTGTAATTCTTATTTCAGAATTCAACAAAAATTTGCACAATAAGATGAGCTTAGCCGATAGTATTTTGTTAGGAGTGCGCAATAGAACGCGCCCCGTGGTAATGACCGCTATGATGGCTGCAATAGGTTTACTGCCAGCAGCTATTTCAACCGGCATTGGCAGCGAAAGTCAAAAACCGTTGGCAATAGTAATTATTGGTGGTTTAATTACGGCTACGGTACTTACGTTGCTTATTTTTCCGAATGTGTATTGGTTGTTTTATAGAAAGCAACACGATATGTTAAGATAGTTTTAGGCAACTGTTTTGCAGAAAGGCTATCTTCGCAACTTCATTTAAGTTATGAAGAAAGTAAAAGTTGGATTAGTGCAAATGAGTTGCACTGCAGATGTAAAAGCAAATGTAGAAAAGGCAATAAATGGTGTGCGCGAAACTGCGGCCCAAGGTGCTCAAATTGTATGCCTGCAAGAGCTGTTTACCAGCCTGTATTTTTGCGATGTAGAAGATTATGAGAATTTTAAACTGGCAGAAGCCATTCCCGGAGAAACTACCAACACGCTGTGTGCTTTGGCAAAGGAATTAAACGTTGTAATTATTGCTTCGCTGTTTGAAAAAAGAACCGAAGGTTTATACCACAACACCACAGCAGTAATTGATGCCGATGGAGCTTATTTGGGTAAGTACCGCAAAATGCATATTCCGGACGATCCTGCTTATTACGAGAAGTTTTATTTCACTCCGGGCGATTTAGGCTATAAAGTTTTTCAAACAAAGTTTGCGAAAATAGGTGTGCTTATTTGTTGGGATCAGTGGTATCCGGAGGCTGCACGCATTACCGCACTCATGGGAGCCGAAATTTTGTTTTATCCTACCGCAATCGGTTGGGCTACTTCGCAAGAAGAAGCTACCAATATCGAGCAGTACGGTGCTTGGCAAACTATGCAGCGAGCACATGCTATTTCAAACGGTGTGCATGTGGTAAGTGTAAACCGTGTGGGCTTTGAGCAAAATGGTGCTATGAAGTTTTGGGGCGGTAGTTTTGTGAGCAATCCGTTTGGCAGTTTGCTTTATTTGGCTTCGCATGACAAAGAAGAAAATAAAGTAGTGGAGTTAGATTTAAAGGCTACAGATTTTTACAGAACACATTGGCCGTTTTTGCGCGATAGAAGAATAGATTCTTACGCACCAATTACCCAACGTTTTATAGACTAATGCAAGCATGTTGCGCGCTACCAACATAGAAAAAAGTTATGGGGCACTGCAAGTGCTAAAGGGCATTTCTCTAGAAGTGGCACAGGGCGAAATTGTTTCGCTTACAGGCGCATCGGGTGCAGGAAAAAGCACACTGCTTCACATTCTTGGCACATTAGATAAACCCGATAAAGGCGAAGTGTTTTTACACGATAAGAATATTTTTAAGCAAGGTGAAAAGCAGTTAGCCACCTTTAGAAATAGTGCCTTAGGTTTTGTTTTTCAGTTTCACCACTTGCTGCCGGAGTTTACAGCATTAGAAAATGTGTGTATGCCTGCTTTTATTGCAGGAAAAGATAAAAAGGAAACACAAGAGCGTGCAAAAGAATTGTTGGCACTGCTCAATGTTGCACATCGGCTTCAGCATAAACCAGCAGAACTTTCTGGCGGGGAACAGCAAAGAGTGGCGGTAGCACGTGCATTTATCAATAAGCCATCTGTAATTTTAGCCGATGAGCCTTCGGGAAATTTAGATACAGCCAATGCCCAAAGTTTGCACGAATTGTTTTTCGATTTGCGCAAGGCTTTTAATCAAACCTTTATTATTGTTACGCATAATCAAGAATTAGCACAAATGGCCGATCGCTGTATTCATTTAAAAGATGGGCAAATAGACCATACGTACATACGTTCATAGGTGTTTTCTACAGTATAATTTTCGGCAGCTAATTTTTCTCTTTTTTCTTTTGGCGATTGCTCTATGTTTGTTCAATATTAGTACAACATGAAGCCGTTAGAAATTCTTCAACAAAAACAAGCGCAAGCATTGCTTGGCGGAGGCAGCGATAAAATTGATGCTCAGCATAAAAAAGGAAAACTTACTGCCCGCGAACGCATAGATTTATTACTCGATGCCGGAAGTTTTGAGGAAATTGGCATGTTGGTAGAGCATCGTGCCCGCGATTTTGGTATGGATAAACAAGTGTTTTTGGGCGATGGTGTGGTAACAGGTTATGGCACTGTAAATGGTCGTTTGGTGTATGTTTTTTCTCAAGACTTTACAGTTTTTGGAGGCGCATTAAGCGAAACACATGCCGAAAAAATTTGCAAGATAATGGACTTGGCAATGCGCAATGGCGCTCCGGTAATTGGCTTAAATGATAGTGGTGGTGCTCGCATTCAAGAAGGAGTGGTAAGCTTAGGAGGTTATGCCGATATTTTTTATAGGAATACGCTTGCAAGTGGCGTAGTGCCTCAAATTTCGGCTATTTTGGGACCGTGTGCAGGTGGTGCTGTGTATTCTCCGGCAATTACGGATTTTATTATGATGGTTGAAAATACTTCATACATGTTTGTAACAGGCCCCAACGTGGTAAAAACCGTTACACACGAAGAAGTAAGCAGCGAAGAATTAGGCGGAGCCAATACACATGCCGCTAAAAGTGGTGTTACGCATTTTTCGTTTGCCAACGAAGTTGCCTGCATTCAAGGAATAAAAACCTTGCTGAGTTTTATTCCTCAAAATTGTGAAGAAGAAGCTCCGGCACTTACTTATGAAGTATCTGATGAAGTGCGGCCGAAATTAAATGCTGTTATTCCAGAAAACCCGCAGCAGCCTTACGATATACGCGATGTAATTGCAGAACTTGCCGATGCAGATTCATTTTTTGAAGTGCATAAGGATTATGCAGAAAATATTGTAGTGGGCTTTGCAAGAATGGCAGGTAGAAGTATCGGAATTATAGCCAACCAACCTGCGGTATTGGCTGGTGTGTTAGACATAAATGCATCAAAAAAAGGAGCGCGGTTTGTACGTTTTTGCGATGCTTTCAATATCCCATTGCTTACATTGGTAGATGTGCCGGGTTTTCTTCCGGGAACCGATCAAGAGTGGAACGGAATTATTACCAATGGTGCTAAATTGCTATTTGCTTTTTCTGAAGCCACTGTGCCAAAAGTTACGGTAATTGTGCGTAAAGCGTATGGTGGAGCTTACGATGTAATGAATAGCAAGCACATAGGTGCCGATATGAATTTTGCTTGGCCACAGGCCGAAATTGCAGTAATGGGTGCCAAGGGTGCTGCCGAAATTATTTTTAAGAAAGAGATTGCCGCTGCCGAAGATAGAGTTGCCAAATTAGCAGAGGTAGAAATGCAGTATAAAGAAACATTTGCTAATCCTTACAAGGCAGCAGCACGCGGGTTTATAGACGAAGTAATTGAACCTGCTGCTACACGCAAAAAACTAATTAGCACGTTTAAAATGTTGGAAAATAAAGCGGTAAAGCTGCCTCGTAAAAAACACGATAATATTCCTCTGTAAGAATATTGTGTTGCAAAGATAGGTTGAAGGGAAGTTACCTTTTCACGATTTCTACACCATC encodes:
- a CDS encoding carbon-nitrogen hydrolase, encoding MKKVKVGLVQMSCTADVKANVEKAINGVRETAAQGAQIVCLQELFTSLYFCDVEDYENFKLAEAIPGETTNTLCALAKELNVVIIASLFEKRTEGLYHNTTAVIDADGAYLGKYRKMHIPDDPAYYEKFYFTPGDLGYKVFQTKFAKIGVLICWDQWYPEAARITALMGAEILFYPTAIGWATSQEEATNIEQYGAWQTMQRAHAISNGVHVVSVNRVGFEQNGAMKFWGGSFVSNPFGSLLYLASHDKEENKVVELDLKATDFYRTHWPFLRDRRIDSYAPITQRFID
- a CDS encoding ABC transporter ATP-binding protein; this encodes MLRATNIEKSYGALQVLKGISLEVAQGEIVSLTGASGAGKSTLLHILGTLDKPDKGEVFLHDKNIFKQGEKQLATFRNSALGFVFQFHHLLPEFTALENVCMPAFIAGKDKKETQERAKELLALLNVAHRLQHKPAELSGGEQQRVAVARAFINKPSVILADEPSGNLDTANAQSLHELFFDLRKAFNQTFIIVTHNQELAQMADRCIHLKDGQIDHTYIRS
- a CDS encoding acyl-CoA carboxylase subunit beta, giving the protein MKPLEILQQKQAQALLGGGSDKIDAQHKKGKLTARERIDLLLDAGSFEEIGMLVEHRARDFGMDKQVFLGDGVVTGYGTVNGRLVYVFSQDFTVFGGALSETHAEKICKIMDLAMRNGAPVIGLNDSGGARIQEGVVSLGGYADIFYRNTLASGVVPQISAILGPCAGGAVYSPAITDFIMMVENTSYMFVTGPNVVKTVTHEEVSSEELGGANTHAAKSGVTHFSFANEVACIQGIKTLLSFIPQNCEEEAPALTYEVSDEVRPKLNAVIPENPQQPYDIRDVIAELADADSFFEVHKDYAENIVVGFARMAGRSIGIIANQPAVLAGVLDINASKKGARFVRFCDAFNIPLLTLVDVPGFLPGTDQEWNGIITNGAKLLFAFSEATVPKVTVIVRKAYGGAYDVMNSKHIGADMNFAWPQAEIAVMGAKGAAEIIFKKEIAAAEDRVAKLAEVEMQYKETFANPYKAAARGFIDEVIEPAATRKKLISTFKMLENKAVKLPRKKHDNIPL